The following are encoded together in the Triticum dicoccoides isolate Atlit2015 ecotype Zavitan chromosome 6B, WEW_v2.0, whole genome shotgun sequence genome:
- the LOC119326043 gene encoding translation initiation factor IF-2-like isoform X1: MDPRRRLGRSPPRKRERQASPANYSNRHLWRSPPRERDFAPSWTGAPSPPAAFLERSPSPPLPLRRYIDDSREEPYGPRPRFEPWHVSSPSGQRREADSFGNGFLGHDWPEYSREGNYGTPKGFLELADSFPGQSRFDCGRGDDFRRPNRSLPRSPMDWDLPRGHSPFFADEGRGHVQSRDDTFDRSGRGDGFEAAPRPRSFERPHRTPMEPGAEFPERSHAIILEGKRRWTPSPQDRRRGALSPGSDGHDPWTQRSMERLGQQSSPRGDRGGSFLETGDRGEPYPLGPPPPHNLGGGRGGFPPRRFFRGRGGLQQTGPPGGSGRQRSPRQSLVLPALRTEPEASGRKAFPRKRSEKQVAGAIKSTGVEEPERPWESKHDDSNGAVRLRPEAADNEGAIKPEATVDEGDGSVTSGLIAGMCTDVQKGYLRLTGPPDATKIRPKLVLPPSGNTCHQNG; this comes from the exons ATGGATCCTCGTCGGCGCTTAGGCCGATCACCACCGCGCAAGAGGGAACGCCAGGCATCGCCGGCGAACTACAGCAACCGCCATCTCTGGCGCTCACCCCCACGGGAGCGCGACTTCGCGCCCTCCTGGACAGGCGCGCCTTCTCCTCCTGCGGCCTTCTTGGAGCGGTCGCCCTCACCTCCCCTTCCTCTCCGGCGCTACATCGATGACAGCCGCGAGGAGCCCTACGGCCCTCGGCCAAGATTCGAGCCATGGCACGTGTCCTCGCCTTCAGGACAACGGAGGGAGGCTGACAGCTTCGGCAATGGATTCTTGGGCCATGACTGGCCGGAGTACAGCCGCGAGGGCAACTACGGTACGCCTAAGGGATTCTTGGAGCTTGCTGATTCTTTCCCGGGGCAGAGTCGTTTCGATTGCGGCCGTGGTGATGACTTCAGGCGACCGAACCGCTCCCTGCCGCGGTCGCCAATGGACTGGGATTTGCCTCGCGGGCATTCGCCTTTCTTTGCCGACGAGGGACGCGGTCACGTGCAGTCGCGCGATGACACGTTCGATCGCTCCGGCCGCGGCGACGGCTTCGAGGCGGCTCCACGTCCAAGATCCTTTGAGCGACCACATCGCACGCCCATGGAGCCCGGTGCCGAGTTCCCCGAGCGCTCCCATGCCATAATCTTGGAGGGCAAGAGGCGATGGACACCGTCTCCTCAGGATCGCCGGCGGGGAGCTCTGTCCCCGGGGTCTGACGGCCATGACCCCTGGACGCAGCGCTCCATGGAGAGACTGGGGCAGCAGAGCTCGCCACGTGGAGACCGTGGGGGCTCGTTCCTGGAGACAGGAGACCGTGGGGAGCCCTACCCTTTGGGCCCGCCGCCTCCACACAATCTCGGGGGCGGCAGAGGGGGCTTCCCACCACGGCGGTTCTTTCGCGGGAGGGGCGGGCTCCAGCAAACTGGGCCGCCAGGCGGCAGCGGACGCCAGCGATCGCCTCGCCAGAGCTTGGTACTCCCTGCGCTGCGCACTGAGCCTGAAGCGTCGGGACGCAAGGCATTTCCCCGGAAGAGATCGGAGAAGCAAGTGGCAGGTGCTATCAAGTCGACAGGAGTCGAGGAGCCGGAGCGTCCTTGGGAATCTAAGCATGATGATTCAAATGGGGCGGTCAGACTCAGACCAGAAGCTGCAGATAATGAAGGGGCGATCAAGCCAGAAGCTACGGTGGATGAAGGAGATGGGAGTGTCACCTCTGGTCTGATTGCAGGGATGTGCACAGATGTACAGAAAGGCTACCTCCGTCTCACCGGGCCTCCGGATGCAACAAAG ATAAGACCAaagcttgtactccctccgtccggaaatacttgtcatcaaaatggataa